The following are encoded in a window of Ignicoccus islandicus DSM 13165 genomic DNA:
- a CDS encoding FtsX-like permease family protein: MSLITKSALRSSVKSKLEFLSIVFMIAVSISLYVASQMTYESVVDLFRNYVRTTYGDILVVGYVPSIVDEIVKESKFVRDFTGFVVVPAYATDSQGIERPVLLGYTEAAYRNDTLLGGFKAIKLKEGQALLLREGSDGLSIGMKLTAYPTISINEESIFNLTIVGYVEGGLPLPAGPVLFLSKSDGKKLLEVVGGYTVYSVVRKDGISDNEVLTELIEIIKNAGGYVGFVFDTNKDLKFYPGQGVLNETVIGLKFISLTSWIVVTIVLVIFSIMYIEKNVKEVATLRSIGGAATELSKYIIALWGSRLLSGLILGILISYLLTKVIIASALSHPRLQPFQDFVKVRLPPMTIVETIILSLTTLLLIWISSLVAVYKMRLIDALTFYGIKLRIKGESRLPFFMIVGLSEIRTLPWRNIAAIILLSLGIALISLPFTLSSSLLSFNESKSFDVKVIMMIIPKISPSLSYFLSNADWSKANEVSIWVESLYGSVNIKAQLIEGNKKVPIYATSCLLPFKGKCIDFISIVKGRMLKYPNETIVSTLFSYRYNVRVGDEIAVSLTTKGTKERVISLKVVGIYNSKEFPPTIILHPALLPPIDSFSVFTILIKTKYPEELSNYIRSFLVSNAYAAVSMTWDEYEREMMRDLTFVADSIKTTVLSSYIITTLAVATFAISDLSVRRKIWMLLKSLGMTSVDLSLAFLFRWAVIGALSIPISYILLTKWTTDGVEMLSQVYFIDKMKIDCSFIIVGMLAPLAIFVVSLAYFKKYRSVEELRNA; the protein is encoded by the coding sequence TTGTCCCTAATAACTAAGTCAGCCCTAAGGTCGTCTGTCAAGAGTAAACTCGAGTTCTTATCTATAGTCTTCATGATAGCGGTTTCTATATCGTTGTACGTAGCTTCTCAGATGACGTATGAAAGCGTAGTAGATCTATTTAGGAACTACGTTCGTACTACTTATGGAGATATACTTGTAGTCGGATACGTCCCCTCTATTGTTGATGAAATAGTAAAGGAATCGAAATTCGTAAGGGACTTCACGGGTTTCGTAGTAGTTCCAGCGTACGCTACCGATTCACAAGGTATCGAAAGACCCGTTCTCTTAGGCTATACTGAGGCAGCCTACAGGAACGACACCCTCCTGGGAGGTTTCAAGGCGATTAAGCTTAAGGAAGGCCAAGCCCTCCTTCTAAGAGAAGGGTCTGATGGTCTAAGTATAGGGATGAAATTAACGGCATATCCCACAATATCTATTAATGAAGAATCTATATTTAATTTAACAATAGTAGGCTACGTTGAGGGTGGGCTACCTCTTCCAGCCGGACCAGTTCTATTCCTTTCAAAAAGCGATGGCAAGAAGTTATTGGAAGTTGTTGGTGGATACACTGTATACTCTGTGGTCCGTAAAGACGGTATTTCGGATAATGAAGTGCTTACGGAACTCATTGAAATAATTAAAAACGCTGGCGGATACGTAGGTTTCGTTTTCGATACTAATAAGGATTTGAAGTTCTATCCAGGTCAAGGAGTCTTAAATGAGACAGTTATAGGGTTGAAATTCATATCTTTAACCTCATGGATTGTCGTAACCATAGTACTCGTAATATTTTCAATAATGTATATTGAGAAAAACGTAAAGGAGGTAGCTACTTTACGTTCAATAGGGGGTGCTGCAACCGAACTAAGTAAGTACATTATAGCCTTATGGGGATCCCGTTTACTTAGCGGTCTCATTTTGGGCATCTTAATTAGTTACCTTTTAACCAAGGTAATAATTGCGAGTGCCCTTTCGCATCCGCGACTTCAACCATTTCAAGATTTCGTTAAGGTGAGGCTTCCTCCAATGACCATTGTTGAAACGATTATCTTAAGCCTTACGACCCTACTCTTAATATGGATATCTTCACTAGTTGCAGTATATAAAATGAGATTAATCGACGCCCTTACTTTCTACGGAATAAAGCTAAGAATAAAGGGAGAGAGTAGACTACCTTTCTTTATGATAGTAGGGCTCTCAGAAATTAGAACGTTACCATGGAGGAACATTGCTGCAATTATATTATTGTCGTTAGGTATAGCATTAATCTCGCTTCCCTTTACATTATCATCAAGCCTACTTTCGTTCAACGAAAGTAAATCGTTCGATGTAAAGGTTATAATGATGATAATTCCAAAGATAAGTCCCTCTTTAAGTTACTTTCTCTCCAACGCTGATTGGAGTAAGGCGAACGAGGTTAGCATATGGGTTGAATCGCTTTATGGATCAGTTAACATCAAGGCGCAATTAATTGAAGGTAATAAAAAGGTGCCTATTTACGCGACGTCGTGTCTACTTCCGTTTAAAGGTAAATGCATAGATTTCATTAGTATAGTAAAGGGTCGAATGTTAAAGTATCCAAACGAAACGATAGTCAGCACACTTTTCTCATATAGATATAATGTACGAGTAGGCGACGAAATAGCAGTAAGTCTAACAACGAAGGGCACGAAGGAGAGGGTCATTTCGCTTAAGGTAGTTGGAATTTACAATAGCAAGGAATTTCCTCCGACAATAATTTTACATCCAGCGTTGCTCCCACCAATCGATTCGTTCAGTGTGTTTACTATTTTGATAAAAACGAAATACCCTGAAGAGTTGTCTAACTATATTAGGAGTTTCTTGGTTTCAAATGCGTATGCAGCTGTATCCATGACATGGGATGAATACGAAAGGGAAATGATGAGGGACTTGACGTTCGTTGCAGACTCAATTAAAACGACTGTCCTAAGTTCTTATATAATAACAACCCTAGCTGTCGCGACTTTCGCTATTAGCGATTTGAGTGTTAGGAGGAAAATATGGATGTTATTAAAGTCGCTCGGAATGACCTCGGTTGATTTGAGTCTGGCCTTCTTGTTCAGGTGGGCGGTCATTGGAGCGCTCAGCATACCTATTTCGTATATCTTGCTAACGAAATGGACCACAGATGGTGTGGAAATGCTATCTCAAGTATATTTCATTGATAAGATGAAAATCGATTGTTCGTTTATCATTGTAGGCATGTTAGCCCCGTTAGCTATATTCGTCGTGTCTTTAGCATACTTTAAGAAATATAGATCGGTAGAAGAGCTAAGAAACGCTTAA
- a CDS encoding translation initiation factor IF-2 subunit beta encodes MGYEKLLERAYSQLPGKAEYKGRFQVPEPKVLIIGDKTIIQNFSQICDVIHRDPKIVSKWFAKELAIPVHIGEKGELILTGRFSSRILSKLLQKFVDQYVICPTCKGPDTELIRLDRRVWILKCHVCGAETPVPPL; translated from the coding sequence ATGGGTTACGAGAAGCTCTTAGAACGCGCTTATAGCCAATTACCCGGTAAGGCTGAGTACAAGGGAAGGTTCCAAGTTCCCGAACCGAAGGTCCTAATTATAGGTGATAAAACCATAATCCAGAACTTCAGCCAAATATGTGATGTTATACATAGAGACCCTAAAATTGTTAGTAAATGGTTCGCAAAGGAATTAGCTATCCCAGTCCATATCGGAGAGAAAGGCGAGCTGATATTAACCGGAAGGTTCTCGTCTAGGATACTATCTAAGCTCCTCCAGAAGTTCGTTGATCAGTACGTAATCTGCCCAACTTGTAAGGGCCCCGATACAGAATTAATAAGACTGGACAGAAGGGTTTGGATATTAAAGTGTCACGTTTGCGGTGCTGAAACCCCCGTACCGCCTCTATAA
- a CDS encoding transketolase codes for MRSRIQKTELETKGAKQESINMEKLEAILKRARKYVLEMASIEKTVHAGSSLSVLDILGSIWYLEMRDRKCDEEPTKHNWLILSKGHAVPAFYAVLAAFGIIPENWISTIRDIASPLQGHPDDTLACVDAPTGSLAQGFSFAVGVAKGLKMLNSDRWVYVILGDGELDEGEVWEAASTAASQNLDNLIAIVDWNRFQLDGATEEVKRKGDLQGKWRSFGWHVIVLDDGHDPNLIIESIQEAKESAKKLKRPVVILAKTVRGKGIPLIEDTKQQRIPPEEARKLLENWRE; via the coding sequence TTGCGCTCAAGGATTCAGAAAACGGAACTTGAAACTAAGGGCGCGAAACAAGAAAGTATAAACATGGAAAAGCTCGAAGCAATACTAAAACGAGCGAGAAAGTATGTTCTAGAAATGGCGAGCATCGAAAAAACTGTTCACGCAGGTTCGAGTCTTTCAGTGTTAGATATACTTGGTTCTATATGGTACCTAGAAATGAGAGATAGGAAATGCGACGAGGAACCTACTAAACACAATTGGTTGATCTTGAGTAAGGGTCACGCTGTACCAGCGTTTTACGCTGTATTAGCTGCGTTTGGGATCATTCCGGAGAATTGGATTAGTACAATTAGGGACATAGCTAGTCCCCTCCAAGGTCATCCGGACGATACCTTAGCGTGTGTCGATGCGCCCACAGGTAGCTTAGCGCAAGGCTTCAGCTTCGCAGTAGGCGTAGCGAAGGGGCTGAAAATGTTGAACTCGGATAGGTGGGTTTACGTGATTCTAGGAGACGGCGAACTGGACGAAGGCGAGGTTTGGGAGGCAGCTTCTACCGCAGCCTCACAAAACTTAGACAACTTAATCGCCATAGTAGATTGGAACAGATTCCAACTAGATGGTGCTACTGAAGAAGTTAAAAGAAAAGGTGATCTCCAAGGTAAGTGGAGGTCGTTCGGATGGCATGTGATAGTACTCGACGACGGTCACGATCCTAATCTAATAATTGAATCAATTCAGGAAGCTAAAGAGAGTGCTAAGAAATTGAAGCGACCTGTAGTAATACTTGCTAAAACTGTAAGAGGCAAGGGTATTCCATTAATAGAAGATACGAAGCAGCAGAGGATACCTCCCGAAGAGGCCAGAAAACTGCTCGAGAATTGGAGGGAATGA
- a CDS encoding class I SAM-dependent rRNA methyltransferase yields MVVKIEVFGEGLNQLINGNLIIFKRWIRSRKPVKIGDMVELIDEEENPVACGIWDKIGARILNFNECPNSLDDLIFEKFEFSKKSRERMGYENVYRLIHGDGDLFPGLIVDVYGPLAVIQSSSMAIDTIIPIIVKELVKVTGVDTVAEKSVQRVRSKSNLPPREKIHLGSRKEVIVEVDIEGIKYYVSLKSRKTGLYLDQRENRVYTRRFARGSSFLDLFSYTGGFGLNALHEGARHVTFVDKDTEALSALKKNLKLNNIDDSRVRIVKEDAFKFLRRSVKRDLNYEVTSVDPPALMDDYKDGLQRYKEVYVLSSQLSKDISVLSSCSRSMKLPLFISTVYDSVREPYSLLEVRGSAPDHPIRRGLEDYLKVAYVSYEG; encoded by the coding sequence TTGGTAGTTAAAATAGAAGTGTTTGGAGAAGGACTTAATCAACTTATTAATGGTAACTTGATCATCTTCAAGAGATGGATTCGGAGTAGGAAGCCAGTTAAGATAGGGGACATGGTCGAATTAATAGATGAAGAAGAGAACCCAGTGGCATGTGGTATCTGGGACAAAATAGGTGCCCGAATATTGAACTTCAATGAATGTCCAAACAGCCTAGATGATCTCATATTTGAGAAATTTGAATTTTCCAAGAAATCTCGGGAGCGAATGGGGTACGAAAACGTATATAGATTAATACACGGGGATGGAGACCTATTCCCTGGTTTGATCGTGGACGTTTACGGACCGTTAGCCGTTATTCAATCTTCTAGTATGGCCATAGATACCATAATCCCGATAATTGTTAAAGAGTTAGTGAAAGTTACTGGAGTAGATACAGTAGCGGAAAAAAGCGTTCAGAGGGTTAGATCTAAGTCCAATCTTCCACCCCGAGAGAAGATTCACTTAGGTAGTAGAAAGGAAGTTATAGTAGAAGTAGATATAGAGGGAATAAAGTATTACGTTAGCCTAAAGTCTAGGAAGACGGGCTTGTATTTAGATCAACGTGAAAATAGGGTATATACTAGGCGGTTCGCACGAGGAAGCAGCTTCCTCGATCTTTTCTCTTATACTGGAGGATTTGGCTTAAACGCTCTTCATGAGGGAGCGAGGCACGTAACGTTCGTTGATAAGGACACCGAAGCCTTGTCTGCCCTCAAGAAGAACCTCAAGTTGAATAACATCGATGATTCGCGCGTAAGGATAGTTAAGGAGGACGCTTTCAAGTTTCTCAGAAGGAGCGTCAAACGCGATCTGAACTATGAGGTAACTTCAGTCGATCCACCCGCGTTAATGGACGATTACAAAGATGGGTTGCAGAGATACAAAGAGGTTTACGTACTTTCGTCCCAACTCTCGAAAGACATTTCAGTACTTTCATCATGTTCACGAAGCATGAAACTACCTCTTTTCATTTCAACGGTCTATGACAGCGTTAGGGAACCATATAGTCTTCTAGAAGTAAGGGGTTCGGCCCCCGATCACCCAATAAGAAGGGGATTGGAAGATTACCTTAAGGTGGCCTACGTATCGTACGAGGGGTAA
- a CDS encoding malate dehydrogenase encodes MARIPYKVAVIGTGRVGATFAYTMAVVPGIARMTLVDVVPGLAKGVMEDIKHAAAVFRRSITVEAFEDVSKVENADAIVITAGKPRKADMSRRDLANVNAQIIRDIGDKLRDRNPGALYVVVTNPVDVMTMVLDDVIGSKGTVIGTGTSLDTFRFRAAVSELLNVPIVAVDGYVVGEHGEEAFVAWSTVTIKGIHIDQYIKERNINISREQIEKYVKDVAASIIASQGATIWGPAATFQEIVVSHLANESKIIPISLPQNIEGVGRVAVSVPTIISGRLKPLVQLLNEEEQERLKRAAKAIRNVYESILT; translated from the coding sequence ATGGCGCGAATACCTTACAAAGTAGCTGTAATTGGAACTGGAAGGGTTGGAGCAACGTTCGCTTATACAATGGCAGTAGTACCCGGAATAGCTAGAATGACCTTAGTCGACGTAGTCCCGGGCTTAGCGAAGGGCGTAATGGAGGACATTAAACACGCTGCTGCGGTCTTCAGGAGAAGCATCACAGTTGAAGCCTTCGAAGACGTTAGTAAAGTAGAGAACGCTGATGCCATAGTGATAACGGCAGGTAAGCCTAGGAAGGCAGATATGAGTAGAAGGGACCTAGCAAACGTGAATGCCCAAATAATAAGGGATATAGGAGATAAACTCCGCGATAGAAATCCAGGCGCGCTTTACGTTGTTGTAACTAACCCGGTAGACGTTATGACTATGGTATTAGACGACGTCATAGGAAGTAAAGGCACGGTCATTGGTACCGGTACGAGTTTAGACACTTTCAGGTTCAGGGCAGCTGTTAGTGAACTCCTCAACGTGCCTATTGTCGCTGTCGATGGTTACGTCGTTGGCGAACACGGTGAGGAGGCGTTCGTAGCGTGGAGTACCGTTACAATAAAAGGTATACACATAGATCAATACATCAAGGAAAGGAACATTAATATAAGCAGAGAACAAATAGAGAAGTACGTGAAAGACGTAGCTGCTAGCATAATTGCCTCTCAAGGAGCCACCATATGGGGCCCTGCAGCAACTTTCCAAGAAATAGTTGTATCGCACTTAGCCAACGAATCGAAGATAATCCCCATATCGTTACCACAAAACATAGAGGGTGTTGGAAGGGTTGCAGTTTCGGTACCCACAATAATTAGTGGAAGACTCAAACCTCTGGTTCAACTCCTCAATGAAGAGGAGCAAGAGAGGTTAAAAAGAGCAGCCAAGGCTATAAGGAACGTTTACGAAAGTATCTTAACCTAA
- a CDS encoding M50 family metallopeptidase, protein MEASGFAMLSVLIASILAYFIPAIRNGKRVFSPMPGIIALRLEIRGNANATDNIYTKVVLNASLVFFLIAMFMGYYLLISNLLPKTQKSVTLVPLLPGITISFSRLLSILWIIGLSIVIHEYMHYWSSIKQGVSVKSAGIGWAFVFPIAFVEPDENELLRAPLLKRIRIYAAGPAANMFLALLTYLIIWNLLKPGIFVIDVVEGSPAWNCGIMKGDVILSINDIEVKSLYKLKELISNNEVLKIKILRGNKVIEIIAKPEKGKLGIIVLPFVPAWPLSSLPLEMLQAVVSSLVWLNGINLGLAVINALPLFISDGGRVLTDVGQEFKKFEKVTLVVQALTVFLVAQALIGSIRSLG, encoded by the coding sequence ATGGAAGCGTCTGGATTCGCAATGCTTTCGGTACTTATCGCCAGTATACTGGCTTACTTTATACCCGCTATAAGAAATGGTAAGAGAGTCTTTTCACCCATGCCGGGAATTATTGCTCTAAGGCTAGAGATAAGGGGTAATGCCAATGCAACGGACAATATCTATACGAAAGTAGTTCTAAACGCTTCCTTAGTATTCTTCCTAATTGCGATGTTCATGGGATACTATCTATTAATCTCTAACCTACTTCCAAAAACTCAGAAAAGCGTGACACTAGTTCCATTACTACCCGGTATAACAATATCGTTCTCGAGACTTCTTTCGATACTTTGGATTATTGGATTAAGCATAGTTATCCACGAATACATGCACTACTGGAGCTCCATTAAGCAAGGCGTGAGCGTGAAAAGCGCAGGAATCGGATGGGCATTCGTATTCCCAATTGCTTTCGTCGAACCCGATGAAAACGAGCTATTGAGAGCTCCCTTACTGAAGAGAATTAGAATTTACGCCGCCGGACCCGCTGCCAACATGTTCTTGGCCCTCCTAACCTATCTGATAATATGGAATCTACTAAAGCCCGGTATATTCGTTATCGACGTAGTAGAAGGCTCGCCGGCTTGGAATTGCGGTATAATGAAAGGTGACGTTATACTTTCAATCAATGACATCGAAGTGAAATCCCTTTACAAGTTAAAGGAACTTATCTCCAATAATGAAGTGCTTAAGATAAAGATACTTAGGGGCAATAAAGTAATTGAAATTATAGCTAAGCCCGAAAAGGGCAAATTAGGTATTATAGTGCTACCGTTCGTTCCTGCGTGGCCGCTTTCGTCTCTACCCTTAGAGATGTTGCAAGCGGTCGTAAGTTCGTTAGTGTGGCTAAATGGAATAAACCTGGGTTTAGCTGTCATAAACGCTTTACCTTTATTCATATCCGATGGAGGCAGGGTTCTTACTGATGTTGGGCAAGAATTCAAGAAGTTCGAAAAAGTTACATTGGTTGTACAAGCCTTAACAGTCTTCTTGGTCGCCCAAGCGTTAATTGGTTCAATAAGAAGTTTAGGTTAA
- a CDS encoding 50S ribosomal protein L14e — MPAIEVGRICVKIAGREAGKKCVIVDIIDDKFVLITGPKSLSGVKRRRVNIKHIEPLDKKIEIEKGASDEEVLKAIESAGLQDFMKEKVVPKIPTPPKVAAYL; from the coding sequence ATGCCGGCCATTGAGGTAGGTAGGATCTGCGTTAAGATAGCTGGAAGGGAAGCTGGAAAGAAGTGCGTAATAGTGGATATCATAGATGATAAATTCGTGTTGATAACTGGACCAAAGAGCCTAAGCGGCGTTAAGAGGAGAAGAGTTAACATTAAGCACATCGAACCTCTTGATAAGAAGATTGAAATAGAGAAGGGTGCCAGTGACGAAGAAGTCTTAAAGGCCATAGAGAGCGCCGGTCTACAAGACTTCATGAAAGAGAAAGTAGTACCTAAGATACCAACACCACCAAAGGTTGCTGCCTACCTATGA
- the truD gene encoding tRNA pseudouridine(13) synthase TruD — translation MKPHPIDRFIGLQKYFTSVTPPCEIRIERPYDFHVIENPYLEQGNENLYIMEKCCIDTIHAVRELEKATGTTWKYSGLKDAHAVTVQLVSSWSSIKNEMTLSKGKKCVRVKKVGVGKLVKGKTKGNVFVIRLRPECNVKEYIDGVLSELYCVPGIYGYQRFGTKRPITHVIGKLILKDSFDEALDVLLGEPTPWESPVAREIRKRYYSEGPKAYLDAPKYMDIERKVSLMLLNGYSPKYALKRLRIFDLFLNAFQAYIYNLALTSENEINRFNVTPGYNTWGLYREYFELNEVDRKSLKRYRIRGVHRLPCYNAQIRLHKLDGDVVLVFKLPRGYYATSVLREIVKGDPKNFS, via the coding sequence ATGAAGCCCCATCCCATAGACAGATTTATTGGTCTACAGAAATATTTCACTTCCGTTACGCCGCCGTGCGAAATTAGAATCGAGCGTCCATATGATTTTCATGTAATAGAAAATCCTTATTTAGAGCAAGGTAATGAAAACTTGTATATAATGGAAAAATGTTGTATAGATACAATTCATGCAGTAAGGGAACTTGAAAAAGCGACTGGAACTACTTGGAAGTATTCGGGATTGAAAGACGCGCATGCAGTCACGGTTCAGTTAGTAAGTTCATGGTCATCAATCAAGAATGAAATGACTCTGTCTAAGGGAAAGAAATGCGTAAGGGTTAAGAAGGTAGGAGTCGGGAAGTTAGTCAAAGGAAAGACCAAGGGAAACGTGTTCGTAATAAGGCTTCGCCCGGAATGTAACGTTAAGGAATACATTGATGGAGTTTTATCAGAACTCTACTGCGTTCCTGGAATATATGGATACCAAAGATTTGGGACTAAGAGACCCATAACGCACGTAATAGGTAAGCTTATACTAAAAGACTCATTCGATGAAGCTCTTGACGTCCTCCTAGGTGAACCAACGCCTTGGGAAAGTCCAGTCGCGAGGGAAATTAGAAAAAGATACTATTCTGAAGGCCCAAAAGCCTATTTAGACGCACCTAAATATATGGATATAGAAAGGAAAGTTTCACTCATGCTCCTTAATGGATATTCTCCCAAATACGCATTAAAGAGACTTCGCATATTCGATCTATTCTTAAACGCATTTCAAGCATACATATATAACTTAGCTCTGACAAGCGAAAACGAAATAAACAGATTCAATGTGACTCCGGGCTATAATACTTGGGGGCTTTATCGGGAATACTTTGAACTAAATGAAGTAGATAGGAAAAGTCTCAAGCGATATAGGATAAGAGGGGTTCACAGATTACCTTGTTACAACGCTCAAATTCGATTACATAAACTGGATGGGGACGTAGTTCTAGTTTTTAAGCTGCCGAGGGGCTATTACGCTACAAGTGTATTGAGAGAAATTGTGAAAGGCGATCCAAAAAACTTTTCTTAA
- the porB gene encoding pyruvate synthase subunit PorB, protein MALKEVKPMEPIRTHMQIPRGELIAPGHSACQGCGHFVIVRHLLKAAGPNTIVVNPTGCLEVVTSVFPYTSWRVPWIHVAFENGGAVASGVEAAVKVLQKKGVLPKDERINVVVFAGDGGTVDIGFQSLSGMLERGHKVVYVLLDNEAYMNTGIQRSGSTPFGAWTTTTPVGKRWKGEWRVRKDMIQIAVAHHVPYAATINPAYPVDMYNKMVKALNEDGPSFLHAYSPCPTGWRFDPSLTIEVARLAVQTGYWILYEYDHGQYKVTQPVLKRKPVREFVKIQGRFRHMTEDQIRRLQEIIDEQVEFINKLVGKTVIGPVVES, encoded by the coding sequence ATGGCTCTTAAGGAAGTAAAACCCATGGAACCAATAAGAACTCACATGCAAATACCTAGAGGAGAGCTAATAGCACCTGGTCACTCAGCCTGTCAAGGATGTGGTCACTTCGTAATAGTTAGGCACTTACTGAAGGCGGCCGGTCCTAATACGATAGTAGTAAACCCTACGGGGTGTCTAGAGGTCGTAACATCGGTATTCCCATATACTAGCTGGAGAGTTCCATGGATTCACGTAGCTTTCGAGAACGGTGGAGCGGTCGCTTCCGGTGTTGAAGCCGCAGTAAAAGTACTTCAGAAGAAAGGAGTCCTACCGAAAGACGAGAGGATCAATGTAGTCGTATTCGCCGGAGACGGAGGTACTGTAGACATAGGCTTCCAGAGCCTTTCGGGTATGCTCGAAAGGGGTCACAAAGTAGTATACGTTCTCCTTGATAACGAGGCGTACATGAACACTGGAATTCAGAGGTCTGGTTCAACGCCATTCGGTGCTTGGACTACTACGACGCCCGTAGGTAAGAGGTGGAAGGGAGAATGGAGAGTTAGAAAAGACATGATTCAGATAGCAGTAGCTCATCACGTACCGTACGCCGCAACAATAAATCCTGCGTATCCGGTTGATATGTATAATAAAATGGTTAAAGCGCTCAATGAAGATGGACCGAGTTTCCTGCACGCCTATAGCCCCTGCCCCACCGGGTGGAGGTTCGATCCCTCGCTAACTATAGAGGTAGCGAGGCTGGCCGTCCAAACGGGCTATTGGATCCTATACGAATATGATCACGGCCAATATAAGGTCACCCAACCGGTGTTAAAGAGGAAACCGGTTAGAGAGTTCGTAAAGATTCAAGGTAGATTCAGACACATGACAGAGGATCAAATTAGGAGGCTTCAAGAAATAATAGACGAACAAGTAGAATTCATCAACAAGCTCGTAGGAAAAACCGTAATAGGTCCGGTGGTGGAATCTTAA
- a CDS encoding ferredoxin oxidoreductase, which yields MVRKTRKALTTNYAVAHAAKDSDVDVVAAYPITPSTPAAEKLAEFVANGEMDAEYIHVESEHSAASALVGASAVGARAFTVTASQGLVYMAEVLYIASGLRLPIVLGVASRALSAPLSIWGDMHDIAVLRDAGLIIYFVSSAQEAYDTVIQAFKVAEDPRVHLPAIVDYDGFVMSHVTEPVDVYDKEDVLKYIPKKITWKTLNPKNPVSMGVVGDPDYYYEFKYQQQVAMENALKVAEEADEKFGEMFGHKYGVIETYRMDDAEVAMLAYGAHAGTARVAVDEARKEGIKVGLIRLRLWRPFPTPHLRKALENVSVVGVLDRAFSLGAPRQGPVSLDVMSMYASDPSCAPKLASYTIGIGQRDVRVEDLVAVAKQLKEFSEGKQVPDKTIPIGLRE from the coding sequence ATGGTTAGGAAAACTAGGAAAGCTCTAACAACGAACTACGCAGTTGCACATGCTGCCAAAGACTCTGATGTAGACGTAGTAGCGGCGTATCCAATAACTCCATCCACGCCCGCTGCAGAGAAGCTAGCAGAATTCGTCGCGAACGGAGAAATGGATGCCGAGTACATACACGTTGAGTCAGAACATTCCGCTGCTTCCGCGCTAGTCGGTGCCTCTGCTGTAGGTGCCCGAGCGTTTACGGTTACGGCCAGCCAAGGATTGGTTTATATGGCCGAGGTCTTATACATAGCCTCAGGACTCAGGCTACCAATAGTTCTAGGCGTGGCTTCAAGGGCCTTAAGCGCTCCCCTGAGCATCTGGGGAGATATGCACGATATAGCGGTATTAAGGGATGCTGGCTTAATCATATACTTCGTTAGCTCAGCTCAAGAAGCATATGATACGGTCATTCAAGCGTTCAAAGTAGCTGAGGATCCCAGAGTTCACTTGCCAGCCATCGTCGACTACGATGGATTCGTTATGAGCCACGTCACTGAACCGGTAGATGTATACGATAAAGAAGACGTGTTGAAGTACATTCCAAAGAAGATAACTTGGAAAACGCTAAACCCGAAGAACCCGGTGAGTATGGGTGTAGTAGGAGATCCAGATTACTATTACGAGTTCAAATACCAGCAACAAGTAGCAATGGAGAACGCTCTAAAGGTTGCGGAAGAAGCCGACGAGAAGTTCGGTGAGATGTTCGGCCATAAGTACGGTGTAATTGAGACGTACAGAATGGATGACGCCGAAGTAGCGATGCTCGCCTACGGTGCTCACGCTGGAACGGCAAGAGTTGCTGTAGATGAAGCCAGAAAGGAAGGCATCAAAGTCGGATTGATAAGGCTAAGGCTCTGGAGGCCCTTCCCAACTCCTCACTTAAGGAAGGCGCTAGAGAACGTGAGCGTGGTTGGGGTTCTGGACAGAGCCTTCTCCTTGGGGGCACCTAGACAGGGACCAGTATCTCTGGACGTTATGAGTATGTATGCAAGCGATCCTTCATGTGCTCCCAAGTTAGCTAGTTACACTATCGGAATAGGTCAGAGAGATGTGAGAGTAGAAGACCTAGTAGCAGTCGCCAAGCAGTTAAAGGAGTTTAGCGAGGGCAAACAAGTACCAGACAAGACCATTCCAATAGGTCTAAGGGAGTAA
- a CDS encoding 4Fe-4S binding protein, producing the protein MSSKLPGWKELPEGAIISDPGNSEVISTGEWRVFKPVIVDEKCTRCRLCWIYCPDDAILEIDDPNAKLGKRYDVDYEHCKGCGICWRECPVNAIEWVPEER; encoded by the coding sequence ATGAGCTCAAAGTTACCTGGTTGGAAGGAATTACCCGAAGGAGCAATAATCTCCGATCCAGGAAACTCTGAGGTAATTTCAACTGGCGAGTGGAGAGTCTTCAAACCAGTTATAGTAGATGAAAAGTGCACTAGGTGTAGACTTTGCTGGATATACTGTCCAGATGATGCAATACTTGAAATTGACGACCCTAATGCTAAGCTAGGAAAAAGATACGATGTAGATTATGAACATTGTAAAGGTTGTGGTATTTGTTGGAGGGAATGCCCAGTTAATGCTATAGAATGGGTACCCGAAGAGAGGTGA